A stretch of the Ochrobactrum sp. BTU1 genome encodes the following:
- the prfB gene encoding peptide chain release factor 2 (programmed frameshift) translates to MRAEIETLVDEIQQAISLLRRHLDWDQAIKRLGYLNQRAEDPTLWNDAQEAQKLMRERQQLEDSINGINGLKQTLNDSIELIAMGEEEDDKSIIADAENTIRDLKKEVDSRQIDMLLSGEADANDTYLEVHAGAGGTESQDWASMLLRMYTRWAERSGRKVEVMEVHYGEEAGIKSATILIKGHNSYGMAKTESGVHRLVRISPYDSNARRHTSFASIWVYPVIDDNIDVQVTEADVRIDTYRASGAGGQHVNTTDSAVRITHIASGIVVQCQAERSQHKNREKAWSMLRARLYEEELKKREEATDAANATKTDIGWGHQIRSYVLQPYQLVKDLRTGVESTNPQEVLDGAVTPFMEAALAHRIQGGGEAIEDID, encoded by the exons ATGCGCGCGGAAATCGAGACGCTGGTTGACGAAATCCAGCAGGCCATAAGCCTGCTGAGGAGGCATCTT GACTGGGATCAGGCAATCAAACGTCTGGGCTATCTGAATCAGAGAGCTGAAGATCCGACCCTTTGGAATGATGCACAGGAAGCCCAGAAGCTGATGCGTGAGCGGCAGCAACTGGAAGACAGCATCAACGGCATTAACGGCCTGAAGCAGACGCTTAACGACAGCATTGAACTTATCGCCATGGGCGAAGAAGAAGATGACAAGTCGATTATTGCGGATGCTGAAAACACCATTCGCGATCTGAAGAAGGAAGTCGACAGCCGACAGATCGACATGCTACTTTCAGGTGAAGCGGATGCCAACGACACCTATCTTGAAGTCCATGCTGGCGCAGGCGGCACGGAAAGTCAGGATTGGGCGTCGATGCTTCTGCGCATGTACACACGCTGGGCCGAACGCAGCGGGCGTAAAGTTGAAGTGATGGAAGTGCATTACGGCGAAGAAGCAGGCATCAAGTCTGCAACGATCCTGATCAAGGGCCATAATTCATACGGTATGGCGAAGACGGAATCCGGCGTGCACCGTCTGGTTCGTATTTCGCCTTACGATTCGAATGCCCGTCGTCACACTTCGTTTGCGAGTATCTGGGTTTATCCGGTCATCGATGACAACATCGATGTGCAGGTAACGGAAGCGGATGTCCGTATCGATACCTACCGCGCATCGGGTGCCGGTGGTCAGCACGTCAATACGACTGACTCAGCCGTGCGTATTACGCACATTGCGTCGGGTATCGTGGTGCAGTGTCAGGCCGAACGTTCGCAGCACAAGAACCGCGAAAAGGCTTGGTCGATGTTGCGTGCGCGTCTTTACGAGGAAGAACTCAAGAAGCGCGAAGAAGCAACTGACGCGGCCAACGCCACCAAAACCGATATCGGTTGGGGGCATCAGATCCGCTCTTACGTGCTTCAGCCGTATCAGCTTGTTAAAGACCTTCGTACGGGCGTTGAAAGCACAAACCCGCAAGAAGTGCTTGATGGCGCGGTCACACCGTTCATGGAAGCAGCCCTCGCACATCGCATTCAGGGCGGTGGCGAAGCAATCGAAGATATTGATTGA
- a CDS encoding peroxiredoxin — protein sequence MARPQVGDLAPDFSLPSDNGAISLSSLKGGPVVVYFYPKDDTSGCTKEAIAFSQLKPEFDKIGARIIGLSPDSAEKHAKFRKKHDLTVELAADEDRAALEAYGVWVEKSMYGRKYMGVERATFLIDADGRVAHVWEKVKVAGHAEAVLKAARAL from the coding sequence ATGGCTCGTCCCCAAGTTGGAGATCTGGCACCGGATTTTTCATTGCCATCCGATAATGGTGCAATCTCGTTGTCTTCACTTAAAGGCGGACCAGTCGTCGTTTATTTCTATCCGAAAGACGATACATCCGGCTGCACCAAAGAGGCGATTGCGTTTTCGCAGCTAAAGCCTGAATTCGACAAGATCGGCGCTCGCATCATTGGTCTGTCGCCCGACAGCGCGGAAAAACATGCCAAGTTTCGCAAAAAACATGACCTGACGGTCGAGCTTGCAGCAGATGAAGACCGAGCCGCTTTGGAAGCCTACGGTGTTTGGGTAGAAAAGAGCATGTATGGCCGTAAATACATGGGCGTTGAACGCGCCACTTTTCTTATTGATGCAGATGGCCGCGTCGCCCACGTCTGGGAAAAAGTAAAAGTCGCAGGTCACGCTGAAGCCGTTCTTAAGGCAGCGCGCGCACTCTGA
- a CDS encoding AsmA family protein: MKRIERLAAEGEDCAALGLTRPRRSFVTWCSHAFLSLCIVLVLIGGAGFVILRGGVNSDLLRDEAQKSLSGILGEEASASIASAGLSLDQNSLVALEARGVSISEPKQGLEIKDIRSVRLGLAPLPLLTGKVRVAELEIDGASFDLPEQKGAGFWKSLPYDNNGYIDFDAVSNELFSTMRRNLELLRDQNTQAIGLLNTTIRFKTGGTQQSVEVKKLRLVENNGKISIEGSVVWQNKTIAIDGNIDRKGQENDLDAFQIKVSNLPIDLGSPEEVAPIIDGNRVNPAHFDLQGKASLALSGKAANGENPERVTADLAVDGIEMEIGRVNDVLGKAALRIEHSVGSGKLEIKPSRIQLGGMNAAFNGAFGPDPDSENNAGGPSYRFEVVTSSATSMPAESSDPELPFGVKIAGRFLANQQRLQFSNLDVKTETGELYGQGSMAFGNGSPEMIFMLRIPEMPVADAKHLWPIDVADGAREWVLKNLYGGILKDSRIDISLAGGRFNGPGLPPPLTGEEIKADFNVSDTRFDVIGELPPVRDVTGNISVRGAHTTIKLEKGVAYTPDNRKASVSDGTLIIPWGPQRPVIADLDLLVSGDAAAIAEIAGKKPIDVLKSVPFVPEDVTGDVKAKVKVGFAVSKGAPPGTLTWNADIGFTDLAIAKPVGGSNVSDATGSIKVDQSAALITADAKLDGVPAKISMTEPVDRSGPVKREQKIKLELDDSSRDKLLPGLKDLFSGPISVDLGMENNGQRRVSADLDKTQISLPWLGWRKGSGVPAKATFDLVKASGTDGKLDIRNLVLTGDAFGAKGNLSILGGDFQSADFSEIRLTRSDRMSVKATKSSGGYRVTVRGSQFDARSIIKQISDIQKKSESSGGKSPRIVVSAQVDEVSGFNDEKLRNVAVSYENAGNKISGVSVNAVTSSGAAFVATNNDQGDARSVSLQSNDAGAVLRFFDFYDKMRGGKITVGLAGQGNGPLSGQIDARNFAIINEPRLAKIVSSSPSSGGTSLNQAVKRDIDVSRVDVERGFSLIEKGEGYLKLSKGVVRGPSVGTTFQGTLYDQRGNMSITGTFMPAYGVNRIFGEVPIFGALLGNGRDRGLLGITFKLEGSAKQPQVMVNPISIIAPGIFRSIFEF; the protein is encoded by the coding sequence ATGAAAAGAATCGAACGCCTCGCAGCTGAAGGCGAGGATTGTGCTGCGCTTGGACTAACGCGGCCTCGGCGCTCGTTTGTCACCTGGTGTTCTCACGCTTTTCTTTCTTTGTGCATCGTGCTCGTCCTCATCGGCGGCGCAGGATTTGTCATTTTACGTGGCGGCGTAAACAGCGATCTCTTGCGCGACGAAGCGCAAAAGAGCCTTAGCGGAATTCTCGGTGAAGAAGCATCGGCTTCCATTGCGAGTGCAGGTTTGTCGCTTGACCAAAACAGTCTGGTTGCACTTGAAGCGCGGGGCGTGTCGATTTCTGAGCCAAAGCAGGGGCTGGAGATCAAAGATATCAGATCGGTAAGATTGGGACTGGCCCCACTGCCGCTGTTGACGGGCAAAGTCCGCGTTGCAGAGCTTGAAATCGACGGTGCGAGTTTTGACCTACCGGAGCAGAAGGGCGCAGGTTTCTGGAAGTCTCTGCCTTACGACAACAACGGCTATATAGATTTTGATGCGGTTTCAAACGAGCTGTTCTCGACAATGCGCCGCAATCTCGAATTGCTGAGGGATCAGAATACTCAGGCAATTGGCCTTCTGAATACAACAATCCGATTTAAGACAGGCGGCACGCAGCAAAGTGTTGAAGTTAAGAAGCTTCGACTGGTCGAAAACAATGGCAAGATTTCAATCGAAGGCAGTGTTGTCTGGCAAAATAAAACCATAGCAATTGATGGGAATATTGATCGCAAAGGGCAGGAAAATGATCTTGACGCTTTCCAGATCAAGGTCAGCAACCTGCCGATTGACCTTGGTTCGCCCGAAGAAGTGGCGCCAATAATTGATGGAAATCGGGTTAATCCAGCTCATTTCGATTTGCAGGGTAAGGCGAGCCTCGCCCTGTCAGGCAAGGCAGCGAATGGTGAGAATCCAGAACGCGTAACCGCCGATCTCGCCGTTGATGGCATCGAGATGGAAATTGGTCGCGTTAATGATGTGCTCGGTAAAGCGGCTCTCCGCATTGAGCATTCTGTTGGGAGTGGCAAACTTGAAATCAAGCCGTCCCGAATCCAGCTTGGCGGAATGAACGCGGCGTTTAACGGAGCGTTTGGACCAGACCCTGATTCTGAAAACAATGCGGGTGGTCCGAGCTATCGTTTTGAAGTCGTGACAAGTTCAGCCACCAGTATGCCAGCCGAATCGAGCGATCCTGAATTGCCGTTTGGTGTTAAAATTGCGGGTCGGTTTCTTGCCAATCAGCAACGACTGCAGTTCTCCAATCTGGATGTTAAGACTGAAACAGGAGAACTTTACGGGCAGGGCAGCATGGCCTTCGGCAATGGTTCGCCCGAGATGATTTTCATGCTGCGTATTCCCGAAATGCCTGTAGCGGACGCAAAACATCTTTGGCCGATTGATGTCGCTGACGGCGCGCGCGAATGGGTACTGAAAAACCTCTACGGCGGCATTCTGAAAGACAGCCGCATTGATATTTCTCTGGCGGGTGGGCGTTTTAACGGTCCCGGCTTACCGCCTCCATTGACCGGCGAAGAGATCAAAGCAGACTTCAATGTGTCGGATACGCGCTTTGATGTGATCGGTGAATTGCCGCCCGTTCGCGATGTTACGGGGAACATCTCGGTGCGCGGTGCGCATACGACGATTAAGCTGGAAAAGGGTGTGGCCTACACACCGGATAATCGGAAGGCATCCGTTTCGGACGGCACGCTGATTATCCCATGGGGGCCGCAGCGCCCCGTTATTGCTGATCTTGATCTGTTGGTATCTGGGGATGCAGCGGCAATTGCTGAGATTGCAGGCAAAAAGCCGATTGATGTGCTGAAAAGCGTGCCGTTTGTGCCAGAAGATGTGACCGGCGATGTCAAGGCAAAGGTGAAAGTCGGGTTTGCTGTTTCCAAGGGTGCTCCTCCCGGTACATTGACATGGAATGCCGATATAGGATTCACCGACCTTGCGATTGCCAAGCCCGTTGGCGGCTCCAATGTGAGCGATGCGACGGGCAGCATCAAAGTTGATCAATCTGCTGCGCTCATAACAGCAGATGCAAAGCTTGATGGCGTCCCTGCCAAGATATCGATGACCGAGCCGGTGGATCGTTCTGGCCCCGTCAAGCGCGAGCAGAAAATCAAGCTTGAGCTCGATGATAGCTCCCGGGACAAGCTTTTGCCCGGATTAAAAGATCTCTTCTCTGGCCCGATATCCGTTGACCTCGGTATGGAGAATAACGGCCAAAGACGCGTTTCTGCGGATTTGGACAAGACACAAATAAGCTTGCCCTGGCTTGGTTGGCGCAAAGGTAGCGGCGTTCCGGCTAAGGCGACATTCGATCTGGTAAAAGCCAGCGGCACTGACGGCAAGCTTGATATCCGCAATTTGGTTCTGACGGGCGATGCATTCGGCGCGAAGGGCAATCTTTCGATATTGGGCGGCGATTTCCAGTCGGCTGACTTCAGCGAAATTCGATTGACGCGTTCGGACCGAATGAGTGTAAAAGCCACCAAAAGCTCCGGCGGCTATCGTGTGACCGTTCGAGGCTCCCAGTTCGATGCTCGTTCAATCATCAAACAGATATCTGATATCCAGAAGAAGAGCGAAAGTTCGGGGGGGAAAAGCCCACGCATTGTCGTCAGCGCTCAGGTTGATGAAGTGAGCGGGTTCAACGATGAAAAACTCCGCAACGTGGCTGTTTCTTATGAGAATGCAGGCAACAAGATTTCCGGCGTTTCCGTGAATGCCGTTACCTCATCTGGTGCAGCTTTCGTTGCGACAAACAACGATCAGGGTGATGCCCGTTCGGTCTCGCTGCAATCCAATGATGCCGGTGCAGTTCTGCGCTTTTTCGATTTTTATGACAAAATGCGCGGCGGGAAAATTACCGTTGGTCTTGCCGGTCAGGGGAATGGACCATTGAGTGGGCAGATTGATGCGCGTAATTTCGCGATTATCAATGAGCCGCGATTGGCCAAGATCGTTTCCAGCTCTCCTTCAAGCGGTGGCACCAGCCTCAATCAGGCAGTTAAGCGGGATATCGACGTCTCACGGGTTGATGTTGAACGTGGGTTCTCTCTGATCGAAAAGGGTGAGGGTTATCTCAAGCTTTCCAAGGGCGTGGTACGCGGCCCATCTGTAGGGACGACCTTCCAAGGCACGCTTTATGATCAACGTGGCAATATGTCGATCACCGGCACATTCATGCCCGCTTATGGCGTGAACCGTATTTTTGGTGAGGTTCCAATCTTCGGCGCTCTACTTGGCAATGGCCGTGATCGTGGACTTCTCGGCATTACCTTCAAGCTTGAAGGCAGCGCCAAGCAGCCACAGGTAATGGTCAATCCGATCTCGATTATCGCGCCGGGCATTTTCCGCTCGATCTTCGAGTTCTAG
- a CDS encoding tyrosine--tRNA ligase yields the protein MSGFKSDFLRTLSERGFIHQISDESGLDELLAKETVTAYIGFDPTAPSLHVGSLIQIMMLHWFQQTGHKAIALMGGGTGMVGDPSFKDEARKLMTEDTIAENIAGIKRVFANYLTFGDGPNDAMMVNNADWLRNINYLEFLRDVGRHFSVNRMLSFDSVKTRLDREQSLSFLEFNYMILQAYDFVELNKRHGVRLQMGGSDQWGNIINGIDLGHRMGTPQLYALTSPLLTTASGQKMGKSLGGAIWLNADMLSAYDFWQYWRNTEDADVERFLKLYTTLPMDEIAKLAALGGSEINEAKKILATEITAILHGRTAAEEAAETARKTFEDGELSENLPTVGVHKATLNDGIGVLALMVLAELCATNGEARRHIEGGAVRINDEPVTDPRLTINASALNDQGVIKVSLGKKRHVLIRPA from the coding sequence ATGTCCGGTTTTAAATCCGATTTTCTTCGCACACTTTCCGAGCGCGGCTTTATTCATCAGATTTCCGATGAAAGCGGCCTCGACGAATTGTTGGCCAAGGAAACCGTGACGGCCTATATTGGCTTCGATCCTACAGCGCCGAGTCTCCACGTTGGCAGTCTGATCCAGATCATGATGCTGCACTGGTTCCAGCAGACCGGCCACAAGGCCATAGCCCTTATGGGCGGCGGTACAGGCATGGTTGGCGATCCATCCTTCAAGGATGAAGCACGCAAGCTGATGACCGAAGACACGATTGCCGAGAACATTGCCGGCATCAAACGCGTTTTCGCAAATTACCTGACCTTCGGTGACGGTCCAAACGACGCCATGATGGTCAACAATGCCGACTGGCTGCGCAACATCAACTACCTCGAATTCCTGCGCGATGTCGGCCGTCATTTCTCGGTCAACCGCATGTTGTCGTTTGATTCGGTAAAGACACGTCTTGATCGTGAGCAGTCGCTGTCGTTCCTCGAATTCAACTACATGATCCTTCAGGCCTACGACTTCGTAGAACTGAACAAGCGTCATGGCGTTCGCCTGCAGATGGGCGGTTCGGATCAATGGGGCAATATCATCAACGGTATCGATCTCGGTCACCGTATGGGTACGCCACAGCTTTACGCCCTCACCTCGCCTTTGCTCACCACGGCTTCCGGCCAGAAGATGGGTAAGTCGCTGGGTGGTGCAATCTGGCTTAACGCCGATATGCTCAGCGCCTACGATTTCTGGCAATACTGGCGCAATACGGAAGATGCGGACGTAGAACGCTTCCTGAAGCTCTACACGACGCTGCCTATGGATGAGATTGCAAAGCTTGCAGCACTGGGTGGTTCGGAAATCAACGAAGCAAAGAAGATCCTTGCAACCGAGATTACCGCAATCCTGCATGGCCGTACCGCTGCCGAAGAAGCTGCGGAAACCGCGCGCAAGACCTTTGAAGACGGTGAACTGTCGGAAAATCTGCCAACGGTTGGCGTCCACAAAGCAACGCTAAATGACGGTATTGGTGTGTTGGCGCTGATGGTTCTTGCAGAACTCTGTGCAACCAACGGCGAAGCACGTCGTCACATCGAAGGTGGCGCAGTTCGTATCAATGACGAGCCTGTTACCGATCCGCGCCTGACGATCAACGCTTCCGCTCTCAACGATCAGGGCGTTATCAAGGTATCGCTCGGCAAGAAGCGTCACGTTCTAATCCGCCCAGCGTAA
- a CDS encoding anhydro-N-acetylmuramic acid kinase: MADLKRAIGLMSGTSMDGIDIALLTTDGENWVERGPSSAVSYSEGFRGRLKAALVDARSINKRSERPGVLKQLEHDQTLLHAIAIQDFLYAHSLRPDEIDVIGFHGQTVLHRPREALTVQIGDGQLLAEETGIPVVYDMRAEDMRHGGEGAPLIPAYHAALAANLPFGLDGPVVFVNIGGISNLTYVGEGGALMAYDSGPGNMLIDQWMELHEQGSFDSGGITAMSGTVDETLALKYLDHEFFKGNHRRSLDRGDFVVPAKDEANLATGARTLAYVSAAAILRSASHLPSKPRTYVVSGGGRKNAAIMAELSALAEREGARVLDADNAGFDGDAMEAEAWAYLAVRSMRGLPLTYPTTTGCDKPVSGGVLSLPPK, translated from the coding sequence ATGGCCGATTTGAAACGCGCAATAGGACTGATGAGCGGTACTTCGATGGATGGTATCGATATTGCGCTTCTGACCACCGATGGTGAAAATTGGGTCGAGCGTGGACCATCCAGTGCTGTGTCTTATTCGGAGGGGTTTCGTGGGCGCTTGAAGGCAGCGCTGGTTGATGCGCGCAGTATCAACAAACGCAGTGAACGCCCCGGAGTCCTTAAACAGCTTGAACACGACCAGACCCTTCTTCATGCGATAGCGATTCAGGATTTCCTATACGCGCATTCGTTAAGGCCTGATGAGATCGATGTGATCGGTTTCCATGGTCAAACCGTGCTGCATCGTCCACGTGAGGCGCTGACTGTTCAGATAGGCGATGGACAGCTGCTGGCTGAAGAGACGGGCATTCCCGTCGTCTATGATATGCGTGCCGAAGATATGCGACACGGCGGCGAGGGTGCCCCTCTGATTCCGGCCTATCACGCAGCTTTAGCGGCCAATCTTCCGTTTGGCCTCGATGGGCCGGTGGTCTTCGTCAATATCGGTGGCATATCCAACCTGACCTATGTTGGTGAGGGCGGTGCGCTGATGGCCTATGACAGTGGGCCGGGCAATATGCTGATCGATCAGTGGATGGAGCTGCATGAACAGGGAAGCTTTGATTCAGGCGGCATCACGGCGATGAGCGGCACTGTGGATGAGACCTTGGCTTTGAAATATCTCGATCACGAGTTTTTCAAAGGGAATCATCGTCGTTCTTTGGATCGGGGTGATTTTGTCGTTCCTGCGAAAGATGAAGCGAACTTGGCAACAGGCGCACGCACGCTTGCTTATGTCAGTGCGGCCGCCATTCTGCGGTCGGCTTCGCATCTGCCGTCGAAGCCTCGAACCTATGTCGTCAGTGGCGGCGGACGTAAGAATGCAGCGATCATGGCTGAACTGAGTGCGCTTGCAGAGCGTGAAGGCGCACGCGTTTTGGATGCTGATAATGCGGGTTTTGATGGCGATGCCATGGAAGCGGAAGCCTGGGCCTATCTCGCTGTGCGCTCAATGCGTGGGCTGCCGCTCACCTATCCGACGACAACGGGCTGCGATAAGCCTGTTTCCGGCGGTGTTCTTTCACTTCCGCCAAAATAA
- a CDS encoding alpha/beta hydrolase: MPEVIFNGPAGRLEGRYQPSREKNAPIALILHPHPQFGGTMNNKIVYDLFYMFQQRGFTTLRFNFRGIGRSQGEFDHGAGELSDAASALDWVQALHPDSKNCWVAGYSFGSWIGMQLLMRRPEIEGFISVAPQPNTYDFAFLAPCPSSGLIIHGDQDKVAPPKDVQGLVDKLKTQKGITITQNTIPGANHFFTGMGDQLIDECSEYLERRLAGELVEVRQKRLR; encoded by the coding sequence ATGCCAGAAGTCATTTTCAACGGCCCTGCCGGACGCCTTGAAGGCCGCTATCAGCCTTCACGGGAAAAGAATGCGCCTATAGCCCTTATCCTGCATCCGCACCCGCAGTTCGGTGGAACGATGAACAACAAGATCGTCTATGATCTGTTCTATATGTTCCAGCAGCGCGGTTTTACGACGCTTCGCTTCAACTTCCGTGGCATTGGTCGCAGTCAGGGCGAATTCGACCACGGCGCGGGTGAATTGTCGGATGCGGCAAGTGCGCTCGACTGGGTGCAGGCTCTGCATCCGGATTCGAAGAATTGCTGGGTCGCCGGTTATTCGTTTGGTTCGTGGATCGGTATGCAGCTTCTCATGCGCCGTCCGGAAATCGAAGGCTTTATCTCGGTCGCGCCGCAGCCAAACACCTACGACTTTGCGTTCCTTGCGCCTTGCCCATCTTCGGGCCTGATCATTCATGGCGATCAGGATAAGGTTGCACCGCCAAAGGATGTTCAGGGGCTCGTTGATAAGCTCAAGACGCAGAAGGGTATCACCATTACCCAGAATACCATTCCGGGTGCGAACCACTTCTTCACCGGCATGGGCGATCAGCTGATCGACGAATGCTCGGAATATCTGGAGCGCCGTCTTGCTGGCGAACTGGTTGAAGTCCGCCAGAAGCGTCTGCGCTAA
- a CDS encoding cysteine desulfurase has protein sequence MIGTGKRLYLDYNASAPLLDEARNAVIEALGITGNPSSVHREGRAARALVESARRSVAALVNAKPEHVFFTSGATEAASTLLTPIYMMGRSPVRLSHLYVSATEHPCMLAGGQFAPDNITVLPVDENGVLRLDALEQALKAHDKSAGLPLVAVQAANNETGVIQPIREIAALVKTAGGIFVVDAVQAAGRIKIDITAGCGDYLIISSHKIGGPKGVGAVIAISDLMMPKALVRGGGQEKGHRAGTEALPLIAGFGAAADVAATRLNGNGWSFEARDRLETGLMEIAPSATIHGKSVDRLPNTTFFSLDGQKAETVQIAFDLGGIALSAGSACSSGKVGPSHVLAAMGLEEGPGAIRVSLEPNAPIESVDQFLEVLRKIVARHERSKAS, from the coding sequence GTGATCGGAACCGGCAAGAGGCTCTATCTGGACTATAATGCCAGTGCGCCTTTGCTTGATGAAGCGCGCAATGCAGTCATCGAGGCATTAGGCATAACCGGCAACCCTTCATCCGTGCATCGTGAGGGCAGGGCTGCCCGCGCGCTGGTCGAATCGGCTCGCCGTAGTGTGGCGGCACTCGTGAATGCCAAGCCTGAGCATGTCTTTTTCACATCTGGCGCCACCGAAGCCGCATCCACCTTGTTGACGCCGATCTATATGATGGGGCGTTCGCCGGTGCGTCTGTCGCATCTTTATGTAAGCGCAACCGAGCACCCCTGTATGTTGGCGGGCGGACAATTTGCTCCAGACAACATCACGGTTCTTCCGGTCGATGAAAATGGTGTCCTTCGTCTGGATGCACTGGAACAAGCGCTGAAAGCGCACGACAAGAGCGCGGGCTTGCCGCTCGTAGCCGTTCAGGCCGCGAATAATGAAACCGGAGTAATCCAGCCCATTCGCGAGATCGCAGCACTCGTCAAAACAGCGGGCGGTATCTTCGTTGTTGATGCGGTACAAGCCGCTGGACGTATTAAGATCGATATTACAGCGGGTTGTGGCGATTATCTCATAATCTCTTCACATAAGATCGGTGGTCCGAAGGGTGTTGGTGCGGTGATCGCAATCTCCGATCTCATGATGCCGAAGGCGCTGGTCCGGGGCGGCGGTCAGGAAAAGGGACATCGCGCAGGCACAGAAGCGCTTCCGTTGATTGCGGGCTTTGGTGCGGCCGCGGATGTTGCAGCCACTCGACTGAACGGCAATGGCTGGTCTTTCGAAGCGCGTGACCGGCTTGAAACCGGCCTCATGGAGATTGCACCAAGTGCCACGATCCACGGTAAATCCGTTGATCGTCTCCCGAACACGACCTTCTTCTCGCTGGATGGACAAAAGGCTGAAACCGTTCAAATCGCATTCGACCTTGGCGGAATAGCTCTGTCGGCAGGATCAGCCTGTTCTTCGGGAAAGGTCGGACCAAGTCATGTGCTGGCTGCAATGGGCCTTGAGGAAGGGCCGGGCGCGATCCGTGTTTCGCTCGAACCAAACGCTCCAATAGAATCTGTTGATCAGTTTCTTGAAGTTTTGCGCAAAATCGTTGCCCGTCACGAGCGCTCAAAGGCCAGTTAA
- the sufB gene encoding Fe-S cluster assembly protein SufB — MPAVQETIDQVRGLDVDQYKYGFETTIESEKAPKGLNEDIIRFISAKKEEPEWMLEWRLKAYERWLTMEEPSWARVDYPKIDFQDAYYYAAPKNQTGPKSLDEVDPELLRTYEKLGIPLREQEILAGVRKQGDPSEIDGNPSDNVYASGRVAVDAVFDSVSVVTTFKAELAKAGVIFCSISEAIREHPELVQKYLASVVPVSDNYYATLNSAVFTDGSFVYVPKGVRCPMELSTYFRINEKNTGQFERTLIIAEEGAYVSYLEGCTAPQRDENQLHAAVVELIALDNAEIKYSTVQNWYPGDSSGKGGIYNFVTKRGDCRGDNSKISWTQVETGSAVTWKYPSCILRGDNSRGEFYSIAVSNGYQQIDSGTKMIHLGKNTSSRIISKGISAGNSNNTYRGQVSAHRKAENARNFTQCDSLLIGNDCGAHTVPYIEAKNATAQFEHEATTSKISEDQLFYVMQRGIPEEEAIALIVNGFVKEVIQELPMEFAVEAQKLIGISLEGSVG, encoded by the coding sequence ATGCCTGCAGTGCAGGAGACCATTGATCAGGTTCGCGGCTTGGACGTGGACCAGTATAAGTACGGCTTCGAAACAACGATCGAATCCGAGAAGGCCCCAAAGGGTCTTAATGAAGATATCATTCGCTTCATTTCCGCTAAAAAAGAAGAGCCGGAATGGATGCTTGAGTGGCGTCTGAAGGCCTATGAACGCTGGCTCACCATGGAAGAGCCATCATGGGCGCGCGTGGATTATCCAAAGATCGATTTCCAGGATGCGTATTATTACGCAGCCCCGAAGAATCAGACCGGCCCGAAATCGCTGGATGAAGTCGATCCGGAATTGCTCCGCACATATGAAAAGCTTGGTATTCCCCTGCGTGAGCAGGAAATCCTCGCTGGCGTGCGCAAGCAGGGCGATCCAAGCGAAATCGACGGCAATCCATCGGACAACGTTTATGCATCGGGCCGCGTGGCTGTTGATGCCGTGTTCGACAGTGTTTCCGTTGTCACGACCTTTAAGGCAGAGCTTGCCAAAGCGGGCGTGATCTTCTGCTCGATTTCGGAAGCCATTCGCGAGCATCCTGAACTGGTTCAGAAGTATCTCGCTTCGGTTGTTCCGGTTTCGGACAATTATTATGCGACGCTGAACTCAGCTGTCTTCACCGATGGTTCGTTCGTCTATGTACCAAAGGGCGTTCGCTGCCCGATGGAGCTTTCGACATATTTCCGTATCAATGAGAAGAATACGGGCCAGTTCGAGCGCACGCTGATCATCGCGGAAGAAGGCGCCTACGTCTCCTATCTCGAAGGCTGCACCGCACCACAGCGCGACGAAAACCAGCTCCACGCAGCAGTCGTTGAACTAATCGCGCTCGATAATGCCGAGATTAAGTATTCGACCGTTCAGAACTGGTATCCGGGCGATAGCAGCGGTAAGGGCGGCATCTATAACTTCGTTACCAAGCGTGGCGATTGCCGTGGTGATAATTCCAAGATTTCGTGGACGCAGGTTGAAACCGGCTCCGCTGTAACGTGGAAATATCCTTCCTGCATTCTGCGCGGTGACAATTCGCGTGGCGAATTCTACTCGATTGCCGTTTCCAACGGCTATCAGCAGATCGACAGCGGCACCAAGATGATCCACCTCGGCAAAAACACGTCGAGCCGCATCATCTCCAAGGGTATTTCGGCAGGCAATTCCAACAATACCTATCGCGGTCAGGTTTCAGCCCATCGTAAGGCTGAAAATGCCCGCAACTTCACCCAGTGCGACTCGCTCCTGATCGGCAACGATTGCGGTGCGCATACCGTGCCATATATCGAGGCGAAAAACGCCACGGCACAGTTTGAGCACGAGGCAACCACCTCCAAGATTTCCGAAGACCAGCTGTTCTACGTTATGCAGCGCGGCATTCCGGAAGAGGAGGCAATCGCCCTCATCGTCAATGGTTTTGTGAAGGAAGTTATTCAGGAACTGCCAATGGAATTCGCCGTCGAGGCGCAGAAGCTCATTGGCATTTCGCTTGAAGGCAGCGTCGGTTAA